One stretch of Armigeres subalbatus isolate Guangzhou_Male chromosome 2, GZ_Asu_2, whole genome shotgun sequence DNA includes these proteins:
- the LOC134210835 gene encoding glycerol-3-phosphate phosphatase-like, with amino-acid sequence MPAIHNQMAPIRHVLDMTKQEKRKFIESFDTIMSDCDGVVWDFIGPIPGVDEALPLLKKKGKKLAFISNNGMRTMEEYKQKFLKLGIPSHELDIVHPALTTVRYLKAINMTDAVYCIATEVFKDYLRNEHYTVIDGPDDRFPDERAADSVRVFTDFFTDSTSPRVGAVVMDIDVNISLAHLMKAKCYLERNPHCLLIVGATDKIVPLGDRMDVIGPGYFIDILERATGHEALVLGKPGQALADFVLEQFKVSRPKRVLFIGDMLPQDMGFGSRCGFQKLLMLSGGTTLDMLRAHQEPGELPDFYMDSFADFLQLFKDVQ; translated from the exons ATGCCGGCCATCCACAACCAAATGGCGCCAATTCGGCACGTTTTGGATATGACCAAGCAGGAAAAAAGGAAATTCATAGAATCGTTCGATACCATCATGTCGGACTGTGACGGTGTTGTGTGGGATTTTATCGGCCCCATTCCTGGCGTAGACGAAGCCCTGCCCCTGTTGAAGAAAAAAGGCAAGAAGCTCGCTTTCATCTCCAACAATGGAATGCGCACCATGGAGGAGTACAAGCAGAAGTTTCTCAAACTGGGGATCCCATCCCATGAGCTGGATATAGTGCATCCGGCTCTGACCACAGTTCGATACCTGAAGGCGATCAACATGACGGACGCTGTCTATTGCATCGCCACGGAGGTGTTCAAAGATTATCTTCGAAACGAACATTACACGGTCATCGATGGG CCTGACGATCGATTCCCCGACGAAAGAGCGGCCGACTCGGTTCGCGTGTTCACGGATTTCTTCACGGACTCGACCAGCCCCCGGGTAGGCGCGGTCGTTATGGACATCGACGTCAACATTTCGCTGGCCCATTTGATGAAGGCCAAGTGCTACCTGGAACGCAACCCGCACTGTCTGCTGATCGTGGGCGCCACGGACAAAATCGTTCCCCTGGGCGACCGGATGGACGTCATCGGGCCGGGATACTTCATCGACATCCTGGAGCGTGCCACGGGTCATGAAGCTTTGGTGCTCGGCAAACCAGGCCAAGCGTTGGCCGACTTTGTTCTGGAGCAGTTCAAGGTGAGCCGACCGAAGCGCGTACTATTTATCGGCGACATGCTGCCGCAGGACATGGGCTTCGGGTCGCGGTGCGGTTTCCAGAAGCTCCTGATGCTCAGCGGAGGCACCACGCTGGATATGCTACGGGCACATCAGGAGCCTGGAGAGCTGCCGGACTTTTATATGGACAGCTTTGCAGATTTTCTCCAGCTGTTCAAAGATGTGCAATAG